DNA sequence from the Drosophila sechellia strain sech25 chromosome 3L, ASM438219v1, whole genome shotgun sequence genome:
aaattaagttGTGATCAGAACTCTACGTTCTTGTCTGTGCCGTTGGCCGAAATCAACTGAAGATATTCTGCGAGATGAGCCAACCAGCCAAAATAAGTCAAAGAGATCggattaatgaaaacaaatatcTGCGCAGCCAGCAATGCCCGAAAGGGGTTACGTCATTGTTTATGGCCCAACTTTTGTTCTTAGCAGccaaaaaatatcaaaaaagaAAGGCGAATTATACAGACCCAACTGTTAAATACTCTTAAGGGGAAAATGTCAgttttattgaatttattacACAATTGCTTTTCTATGTActgtgtttttttattttatttttatacattttttaaaaattgtattatttaatatcGTTACAGAACTCCAAATAAGACGATGAGACCCGAACCTGTTCAATTCAAGTTTAATTAAAGTCTTATTCAAAGGcttcaaaacaaaacaattgtGGTGCTAAAATAATGGTTGTTTGTATGACGATGACCACTCTGAAATAAATTTGCTTTAACTGGCGATTAATTTAGGAATTCTATTTGTTAGCAATTCTTTTTGAAACCATTTAATGAATCAGCCCAAGCTAATCAGCTGGCCAccacattattttaatattcgcCATATAACTTATTTAATAGCGACGACAGTTGCTTAGATTCCCGCCCCTTACTTCACATCAAGGCTGTCATCGAGGGCCAGTGGCCAATTTATCAATGGACCTCATctgaaaatgtttatttaagcGATACGAGGAACTTAATCGGCCAACCCTCGCAAAAACAACGCCAAATCGCAATCAGATCGTTCCGCTCAGTCAAAATTCGCTTTATGAACGCGAATGCGGGCGTGGAATATGTGCCATCGGTGCGTGGCTAACTGGAAACCAAAAGCCGAGCagcaaggaccaaggaccaaCATGGACCGAGGACCAACAATTGTTGGTTTATGCAGCCGGTGCAGCAGCCGGCTATTCCTGGTCCTCCCCGGTGGTTGCTTGGTTGCTCTGAGCCCGCAGCTGGAACGGCCGGAACAGGTTCACAAAATCCGCACTCCACTCACGGACGCGAAGTCCTGAACTCGGAGTCCTGAGTCCTGGGAGCGCGTCAGCTGTGCGCCAGCACATTACAAGTAGGACAAGCTGCAAACGACATTGCCATTAGCTCGGCCTTTTCGTTGGTCCTTCGAAGGGGAAGGCCGATTCTATATTAGCGGCATCCACGACAGGCACAAGCTGAGCTACCAAATGATAAACACACACATCAGCAGCCGCAACAAGGAGCACAGTGGgaccattttttaaaaatataaaatataaaaaacaaatattgaaaagcattaatattaaattatttttattaacaaattacaaaatttAGCATTGCAGCTGTGAAATTGAGATTAAGATTAAgattaataagaaaaaatgttttaaatttgataaaaaaaaatattttgagttACAAGATAAAAATGCTATATctgttatgttatgttataTATCCAACAATGAAATGTAAGTAAGTCAGTTTATGTTTACGTTAAGgtaagtttatttttgttcctGACAACTCATTTATTAATCATTCCCACTTTATATTAACCTAGCACCACTGTGCACTAGCTGGCAAAAAGTTAATAGACGATTGACTAAAGCCGACATCCCTGAAGTTCGGTTTCAGTGGGGTGTTGTGCTCGAAGGTCCTGATTCCTGAGCGCTGAGTCCTGAGTCCAGGACTTAGCACCCCTTGGCAACAGGCAAAGTGCATTAGACAAGGGATCTTGCGGGGTTGGGTtaggttttccatttttgagcTGGGATGGGTTGGGCATGCAGGTGTTGCCCGATCCTGTTGAAAATTGCTTTTGaattaaaagtttttgctTGTGGCCGGTCgggttttgttgtttttagcGATTAGCTGAAGGGGTGAAGGCTGCAGGATTTGTAAATCGAGATTGCACACTCAATTTATTAGCGCTTTGTCAGTCTCTCAACTAATCGGCTCTGGGGATTTCTGCACTTGCACTTGCTGTGGCCCAGTTCTTTGGTTCTGTTTTCGTTTCCATtgtgttttcaatttcaatcgGAAGCCGTGGCACGTGACTGCTCCACTGGGGTCATTGGGTGGCGGTCGACGAACCACCTGTGGCTGCTCATATAAAACCACAGAGTGCCGTTGAACAGCAGTCCAAATTTGAAATCGAGATGAGACTGACCACATTGTTCTCCCTGATTTGCATCGCCGTTGGCTACGTTCGGTCCCAACCGGCGGGCTATCCGAGTGCCCGTCCTCCGGCCACTTACCTGCCAGTCAAGCCACCAGCTCCACCGCCTCGCCcccctcctccgcctccggcCAACAGCTACGGTCCTCCAAAGAAGGGAAATGGAAAGCCACCACCTGCTCCACCCAAACCGAGCTATGGGCCGCCACCCaaaaatgggaatggaaaacCACCGCCCAGTAACGCTTACTTGCCACcaggaaatggcaatggaGGATCTTCGAGAGGCGGAGGAGcaggcggcggtggtggtgagGATATACCCATCATAAAGCTGGAGTCCAAGGTCAACACCGATGGTTCTTATATGGTGAGTGAGCTATAGATCCattcaatatttaattataatttaagtAAACCCTGTAGTACGAGTACGAGACTGGAAACGGAATAAAGGCCGAGGAGATGGGCTACTTGAAGAACGCCGGAGTGGCAGGGGCGGAGGCACAGACGGCGGAGGGTTCCTTCTCGTACACCAGTCCCGAGGGCCAGGAAATTTCACTGACCTACATTGCGGACGAAAACGGATTCCAGCCGCAGGGCGATCACCTGCCCACACCGCCACCCATTCCCATAGAGATTCAGGAAGCGTTGGACAAGCTGGCCGCCGGAGGTGGATGCCATGGATGCGATGACAACGAGACGGGAGGCAACGATGATGGCGATGGAGGTGGCTATGTCTACCGACGAAAGTAAAATATGTCAACCATCTTTAAGAAAACTCTTGATCTCAATGataatattcatatttgtATTGCAATGCTAAAAACTCGATGGTGATGGATCACATTTATGCACTTAAATATTAACTTACAAATAAGAAAACTATTTTATCCCAATTTTAACTGCAATCGGGTTGAAAAACCTTCGCTGGTAAAACACTTGTAATTgccaattaaaatgctttaaatGAAAACCCCATGGCGGCCTACTTACTGAGGACTAGCAAACACCAAGCCAAGAATTGGTCCTGGCCTGGTACACCTTGCTTCTGGCTGGGATGGCATGTCCTCTTTGGCCACCAATACCCATCCAACCCTCTGGACCAGGAGCGGCGGCTGTGTGACTGGCAACACATGTTTTTTTCCCCCGTCCTGCGAATCGCTCGCCCAACTTTATCCTGTTGATCGCTCGACAAGGGGATTGTGTCGCAATAATGAAAACATTAGCCTCGTAGCATATTTGTCAGCCGACAGGAGCGGAGCTGCATTAGATGAGGGTTACGGAACTACGAAAAAGGGGCGCTGAAAAAAACCAACTGAAGCACCACTTTAATAGTGAAATatctttaatataatatttaattaaaataaatagaaattaacaaaataatatatgatgacttatttaataaaattaaatgttttctataaaacttaaacttacttaataataaatttaaaaaaattaacatgtaataacatttttatgttttcgtaTGTTTTATGAAAACGTACTTCAAACATTCTTTAACTATATAAGTTTCTTACTTAAATTTTTTCCAAAGGTTACTAAATATTTTCAACTATAATTATTCCCTCGTAACATCGATTAACATCACTGACTCCGCACCACCGGCCGGAGAAGCAACCGCCGAGCCCAGAAATCACGACCCACCCCAAACCGCAAATAGTGAAACGATACACGCCAATATTTTATGGCATTAGCATTATAGTGGTGTGATGCGGGGCGGGGTGGTCGTCCTGGGGCAGGGAGGGACCATGGGCCGAATGACATTGACGATGGCGAATGCGATTTGTATATGGTGGCAttatagcaacaacaacggggGAAGTAACAACAAACGATcgtttaatttcaattaaaaacattttccttGTGCGTAgcccaaaagccaaaaaagaaaGGACTCGTCGACGGATGAGGATGTGGGAGGGGGTACGGTTCGGGCACAGGAATACGCACACTTGCTACAGGCCGCTTAGCTTGGCTTAGTGCTCTGGTGATTGCGAGGACATGATGTTGCACTTGCCGAGCAACCACCAGGACGCACCAGGAACTCGAAAAGGGATGCCAAATGAGCCAGGGGGTTGAGCCGGCAAAGTGCGTAGCTATGTCGAGGCTATAGCCGGTGCCGGACTGGATTCTGGGCTGGGAATTCTTGCACTTGCCGCCAGCCGTGCCATTGtgatccgaatccgaatccaaatccgaaAAATAAGGGAGCAGGATGCGGATTGGGATGCGGAAGCGGCGTGGTATAAAAACGCCGGTTCGCTTCCAATTGGAACGCAGAATCGAATTCGAACGCGAACGATGCACACGACAGCTCAACTGGATAGTCTGGAGCAGAAGCGCTCGGCCAGCTTGATCTTCCGGATTGAGCAACTCCTGCCCAGCACCAGCATCACACCGACCACCATGACCACTTCATCGACGGAGACCACATTGACGGCCACCACGAGCACCGCAAGTCCGACCAAGCGGATGAGGATGAGCAACCCACGACCAGGTGTTTACACCTCGCAGTACACGCCCAAGGATACCTGCTCCATTGCCATTCCCACATCGGCTCTTCTGGGATCTACGGTCATGCCCACGGATGGCGGACGCTCCCACTGCCAGCTGTCCAATGGCGAACTGATCGTATCCGGCTCACTGTTGCGACAGATCAAACTCTCCGAGGATGTGTATAGCTTCAATGCCATCTTCGAACTGCATGGTGGGCAAGTGCGCGTCCGTTTGGTCAGGGATGTAGCCCGGGAGGACGAGATCGTGGCCTGGTTCGGCGAAGAGTTGGTTCTCCTCATGGCCATTCCCTTCCTGACGCCCCTAAACATTCAAGGtaattatcatataatttaatttgtagtATTTTTAGTACTACATCAAATAATTCAAATacacaatttaaataattgaaatcATAATTGATCATAATTGACATAAACATTAACCCCAATATTTACATCTAATTGCAGGAAACAGTCGCTACATGTGTCACCTGTGCCACTTGACCTTCGAGACACCCCACCCGCTGAAGATCCATTTGGCTCTGGGTTGTGGTCGTAGTGCCATGGACATCCTGTGGATGCGACTACACTACGCGCTGAAGGCGGCAACAAGGAGTCATACAGAAGCCCAGCACTCACCAATTCCGGCGACCTCGTCCACGTCTTCGGCCTCGCCCACCCATTCGCCACCGCCCCAGATGCCACCACGGTTCTCCGCCTTCCGTCCCATTGCAGCACTTAACCAGAGTTTGCCCATGGTACCAGTaaccgcagcagcaactcctCTTTCCTACCTGCCCTCCATGTCGATGGCCACTGCACCGTTGTCAACGAATCCAATGAATGCAGCTGCCCAGATCGAGGCCATAGTCAGCAATATGGGTGCCTCCAAACAGGGTCATCTGTGCATCTACTGCGGCAAGGTGTACTCTCGGAAATATGGTCTGAAGATCCACATACGCACCCACACCGGATTCAAGCCGTTGAAGTGCAAGTTCTGCCTAAGACCATTTGGCGATCCGAGCAATCTTAATAAGCACGTGAGGCTGCATCTCCAGACGCATCCGAGTAGTTCCGCTGGTGGCGCCGATGGTGGAGCAGGTGGTGCCGACATGGATGGCGATGTGGACATCGAAGGGGAAACGGATGCCGACTACCAGTGCCACGTGTGCCATAAATCCTTTCCACGGCGCAGGGATCTGCAGCGACACATGGAAACTCGGCATAGTGGAcaccattcccattcccattcccattccgaGTCCCGGTCCAGCTCCACCAGCACCTCCAGTACAACCACAATAACCGCAACGGTGACCACATCTACGTCGAAATCCAGCTAGCTACTAGGTGAAATTTTCGTAGCACGCTTTTTGGGGAACAGCTGTgatatagaaataaaattttaaaatgaaataaaaaataaaaattactaTTTCAATAAACTAATGTACAAATGAAATAAGCTGTATACATTTTTAGAAAATCCCAACTagacatttgcatttttaattttatatatataaccaAAAAATTAGACGCCCGCAGTAAGAATCAAATAGTATCGCTTTATTGATAAATTTCAATACGAATTCAAAGTTAATTTCTATCGTATAATGCACAAATCTTATTGTTAGACAATTAACGCTATTACTCGTACAGTTtacgtttccgtttccgctctCTGCGGCTTAATCCATATTCGTGTAAACTCGCTTAACTTTAGGGTACATGCAAAACAATCACAAATTGTCTTCAACTTGGGCAAAGCGGGTGTACGAGTGTGTGTAATCCATGATTCTAttattttctctcagtgtatgtgtgtttgtgtgtgcgttgAGCAAAACGTTGACGTTGACGTTGACTCACAATTACATGATTTGAATTCACAATTAATCGTACAATTACTTCAAATGCGACAGTATAATAGTATAGATCGGAGCATAGAGTTAACTATTCTGTTTGCTTGATTTCTGGAACTACATTTAGTTGGTTGCCGGGGGACTAACGCTTAGTAGAGTTTTAAACAAAGGTCTGTCTCTTATTCTCCCCAAAACAAGTGTACCGAAAACAATCGATTTACTTTTGGGTCTGATTGCGTAGTCCTCAAAACACACCCACTCTCCATTACTACGAATATCTTTCTGTCAGTTTAAGGCACTTACTCAAGAAATCGCGATTCCAGAGCGTCCTTTTGGGGTTAGTGATTCTCTTTAAAGTATTACCTCGGAGTTTCGACCAAAACAATGTGGCAAGCTAAACGGCGAGTATGTGTGGGTGTCCTTCTGTACGTGTATTCATTTGTGGGTGTGCAGTAGGGTGGACCAGTTGGTGCAAACTAACCATCAGAAACATATTGCCACATACACTTTATTATTCGCAAAGTATTTGGCCAAAACTAAGTTATACAAGTACAAAACGTCAccatttcattattttaaagCTCTTTTCAATGGTTTTTCTTTAAAAGAAATGTAGTGTCAATACCATACaaaatgtgtaaatatataaTCGTACATATGGAGCTTCTCTTACAAAAAGTCGTCATAATCCAGATTTATATTTGGCTAATAGTGGTCAaattggaaatgttttaactTTATTACAAAGCACAAATTCCACTTATTTTAGGGCGTAATGTTGGTGAGCTTTCGCATAAATTACTCATACGCTGTTGCAACAGGTCGTATGAGTGATGTTCATTGAAACCATATCGTACTGAGAGTGCAAgc
Encoded proteins:
- the LOC6610992 gene encoding pupal cuticle protein 20 — protein: MRLTTLFSLICIAVGYVRSQPAGYPSARPPATYLPVKPPAPPPRPPPPPPANSYGPPKKGNGKPPPAPPKPSYGPPPKNGNGKPPPSNAYLPPGNGNGGSSRGGGAGGGGGEDIPIIKLESKVNTDGSYMYEYETGNGIKAEEMGYLKNAGVAGAEAQTAEGSFSYTSPEGQEISLTYIADENGFQPQGDHLPTPPPIPIEIQEALDKLAAGGGCHGCDDNETGGNDDGDGGGYVYRRK
- the LOC6610993 gene encoding Krueppel-like factor 7, with the protein product MHTTAQLDSLEQKRSASLIFRIEQLLPSTSITPTTMTTSSTETTLTATTSTASPTKRMRMSNPRPGVYTSQYTPKDTCSIAIPTSALLGSTVMPTDGGRSHCQLSNGELIVSGSLLRQIKLSEDVYSFNAIFELHGGQVRVRLVRDVAREDEIVAWFGEELVLLMAIPFLTPLNIQGNSRYMCHLCHLTFETPHPLKIHLALGCGRSAMDILWMRLHYALKAATRSHTEAQHSPIPATSSTSSASPTHSPPPQMPPRFSAFRPIAALNQSLPMVPVTAAATPLSYLPSMSMATAPLSTNPMNAAAQIEAIVSNMGASKQGHLCIYCGKVYSRKYGLKIHIRTHTGFKPLKCKFCLRPFGDPSNLNKHVRLHLQTHPSSSAGGADGGAGGADMDGDVDIEGETDADYQCHVCHKSFPRRRDLQRHMETRHSGHHSHSHSHSESRSSSTSTSSTTTITATVTTSTSKSS